GAGCAGCAGCAACCGGTACGTAACCAGCCGATTAATGGCCCGACAACGGATATTATCGGTGAAGCGCCAGCAATGCAGGATGTCTTTCGCATTATCGGTCGTCTATCTCGTTCGTCGATCAGCGTACTGATCAATGGCGAATCGGGAACCGGTAAAGAGCTGGTAGCACATGCTCTGCATCGCCATAGCCCGCGCACCAAAGCCCCTTTTATCGCGCTGAATATGGCCGCGATCCCTAAAGACCTGATAGAATCCGAGCTGTTCGGCCATGAAAAAGGCGCATTTACGGGTGCAAACCAGATCCGTCAGGGCCGCTTTGAGCAGGCTGATGGGGGTACGCTGTTTCTGGATGAAATCGGCGATATGCCGCTAGACGTACAAACACGTCTGCTGCGCGTACTGGCAGATGGACAGTTTTATCGCGTTGGCGGCTATGCAGCGGTGAAAGTAGATGTTCGCATTATTGCAGCAACGCACCAAAATCTTGAGCAGCGCGTGCAGGAAGGCAAATTCCGTGATGACCTGTTTCACCGCCTGAATGTGATCCGCGTTCATCTGCCACCATTGCGTGAGCGTCGGGAAGACATCCCCCGTCTGGCGCGTTATTTCTTGCAGGCCACGGCCAAAGAACTGGGCGTCGAGCCGAAGAATTTGCATCCAGAAGCAGAAACGGCATTAACCCGTTTACCGTGGCCTGGCAACGTGCGCCAATTGGAGAATACCTGCCGCTGGCTGACGGTTATGGCCGCCGGTCAGGAAGTATTGATCCAAGATCTGCCGCCTGAACTGTTCGAGACCACTGCGCCTGATTCTACCGTGCATATTCTGCCAGACAGTTGGGCCACGCTGTTGGCACAATGGGCCGATCGCGCACTGCGTTCCGGTCATCAAAACCTGTTGGCAGAAGCACAGCCAGAAATGGAAAGGACGTTGCTGACAACGGCACTGCGGCATACTCAGGGACATAAACAGGAAGCGGCAAGATTGCTGGGATGGGGCAGAAATACCCTGACGCGTAAATTAAAAGAGCTGGGAATGGAGTAGCGGGATTGTTTTTTTATTGCTCAATTGTTAACAAGCAATTTGGTGATAAAAAATACAATCTGGCGCACGAAATTGTCACTAATTTGTCCTTTACTTGCCTTGAGTCCGCAGTATGATCGTGTCGCTGATTCGGGAGGAATACCATGCTGGGCTCATTGATTTCTGCGGCAACACTTTCCGTTGCAACACACGGCGCTGAAATTGGCTCTGCGGCAAGCCATTCGCCGCAGGCTGCTATTGCCGCCGTTTTGTGTGCCGCACTGATTAACTTCTTTAGTTGATCATAAAAAACTCGAGAACAGCCAGTCGATGCTAACATCGACTGGCTGTTTTTTTGGTTAAATCACGCGGGAAAATTGCTGTGTTCTGAGCTTGTTACGTAGATAGACATCAAAGCACATACAGATATTGCGGATCAGCAAACGTCCTTTCGGCGTCACTACCAGCCCGTCTTCCTGACTATCGACCAGCCCATCGGCCACCAGCGGTGCCAGCAAGGCTAAATCTTGCTCAAAGTAGGTTTTAAAATCGATAGCGTATTCCGCTTCAATCGGCGCATAGCTGAGTTGGAAATTACAGATCAGCGTCTTAATCACATCGCGGCGAAGGCAGTCGTCACGTGTCAATTGCAGCCCACGCCACAAGCCATTTCCTTTGTCTTTGACCTGCGCATAATACTGCTTCAGCTCTTTCTGGTTCTGGGCATAGCTATCACCGATCATACTAATCGCCGAAACCCCCATCCCAAGCAGATCGCTATCGCCCTGTGTCGTATAGCCCTGAAAATTGCGATGCAACTTCCCTTCTCGCTGCGCCACCGCCAGCTCATCGTCTGGGCGCGCAAAGTGATCCATACCGATAAACTGATAGCCCGACTGCGTCAGCGATCCAATCGTCTGTTGCAGAATATCCAGCTTTTGTTCCGCGCTCGGTAAATCGGCTTCTTTAATCTTGCGCTGTGCCGCGAACAGGCTGGGTAAATGCGCATAGTTAAAGACGCTAAGCCGGTGAGGGTTTAATTCCGCAACGCGCTGTAGCGTAAAGGCGAAGCTTTCCGGCGTTTGTTTCGGTAGGCCGTAAATCAAATCAATATTGGTTGAGGTGAAGCCTAGCGCTTTTGCCCGCTCAATAAGAGCAAAAATAAAGTCTTCATCCTGCTCACGATTAACCAGTTTCTGAACGTCTTTATTAAAATCCTGCACGCCCATGCTAAGGCGGTTGAACCCTTCAGCCCGCAGATGATCGAGGACGTCCAGCTCAATTTCCCGCGGATCGACTTCAAGCGACAGCTCAGCCTGATCGGAAAAAGAGAACAGCTCGCGCAGCAGCGACATCAGCCGACTGATTTGTACTTTATTCAGGTAGGTTGGCGTACCGCCGCCCCAATGCAGTTGCGTCACCGTTCGTCCGACGAATAGCGGCGCGCGCTGGCGAATTTCCAACTCCAGCACATCAAGGTATTCATCCGCTTTATGCTGCTGACGCGTAACCAGCTTATTACAACCGCAGAAATAGCACAGCCGATGGCAAAAAGGGATGTGGATATACAGCGACAGCGGTCGCTGCGGATAACGGGCGATAGCCTGCTGAAACGCAGGCTCATCGTAAGCTTCACTGAATTCTAACGCTGTGGGATAAGACGTATAACGCGGCCCAGAATAGTTATATTTTTGAATCAGGGCCAGATCCCAGTCAACGGACGGTATCGACATATTCGCTCACTCCTTCCAGTTTTTACTCGGTGGGTTATCCTTACCCTCCTTCAGATCACCAAAAAACGGCGCTCAAAAACGTTTCCTACGTTTTGCTACTCGTCTCATCCCTGAGACACGCCCGTTAAGCAGGGCGCGATGCAACCGATGCTTACGCTTCGACAAGAGCCATAGTTTACTGAACAGACAGAGCAGATAAAACGCGACCAGCAATATCAGGAACAGAAACAGCCATTTCATTGATTAGAACGCGTCTTTCGGGTTATTACGTTTTAAAAGCTGCAACATGTCTTCCTGTTGCTCTTCTTCGTCATCATCATCACCCAGCTCGATTCCAAGCTCTTCCATCAGGATATCGATACGATCCAGCGTTTCATCAACCCATGACTGATCTTTGGCGCTCAGCGTTTCACCGCTATCCAGACGATCCAACAAGGCATCCAGACGCGTATCGTTTTCTAACATTTCCAGCTCTTCTTCTGGAGACATTGCTGGCTTGGCAGCAACGACTTTCTCCACGGGCTCAGAAGGCTTTGACTTAGGCTTCGGTTTAGCGATAGCGCTATCCAACACGCCAAGCTGTACAGGTTTTTTGCTACCAATACGCGGATCGGCGGCTTTACGCTGACCAGAACGCTGATCGGCGGACGCTTTTTCCTGAGTTCGGCTGCCTGACACGTGACCACGATGCTTTTTATCTTTTTTCCGCTCACGCGCTTCGCGCTCTAATTCTTCGCGGGTCTTTCTTTTTACTTTGGGCTTTTCTGCCTTATCGGCAGCCCCTTTGACAGGTCGGTTCATAATGTTGTTCTCAGGTACACAGATATAAGGGAAGTGC
The window above is part of the Pectobacterium araliae genome. Proteins encoded here:
- the glnG gene encoding nitrogen regulation protein NR(I) is translated as MQRGIVWIVDDDSSIRWVLERALAGAGLTCATFENGNQVLHALATQTPDVLLSDIRMPGMDGLALLQQIKQRHPMLPVIIMTAHSDLDAAVSAYQQGAFDYLPKPFDIDEAVALVERAISHYLEQQQPVRNQPINGPTTDIIGEAPAMQDVFRIIGRLSRSSISVLINGESGTGKELVAHALHRHSPRTKAPFIALNMAAIPKDLIESELFGHEKGAFTGANQIRQGRFEQADGGTLFLDEIGDMPLDVQTRLLRVLADGQFYRVGGYAAVKVDVRIIAATHQNLEQRVQEGKFRDDLFHRLNVIRVHLPPLRERREDIPRLARYFLQATAKELGVEPKNLHPEAETALTRLPWPGNVRQLENTCRWLTVMAAGQEVLIQDLPPELFETTAPDSTVHILPDSWATLLAQWADRALRSGHQNLLAEAQPEMERTLLTTALRHTQGHKQEAARLLGWGRNTLTRKLKELGME
- a CDS encoding YshB family small membrane protein, translated to MLGSLISAATLSVATHGAEIGSAASHSPQAAIAAVLCAALINFFS
- the hemN gene encoding oxygen-independent coproporphyrinogen III oxidase; the encoded protein is MSIPSVDWDLALIQKYNYSGPRYTSYPTALEFSEAYDEPAFQQAIARYPQRPLSLYIHIPFCHRLCYFCGCNKLVTRQQHKADEYLDVLELEIRQRAPLFVGRTVTQLHWGGGTPTYLNKVQISRLMSLLRELFSFSDQAELSLEVDPREIELDVLDHLRAEGFNRLSMGVQDFNKDVQKLVNREQDEDFIFALIERAKALGFTSTNIDLIYGLPKQTPESFAFTLQRVAELNPHRLSVFNYAHLPSLFAAQRKIKEADLPSAEQKLDILQQTIGSLTQSGYQFIGMDHFARPDDELAVAQREGKLHRNFQGYTTQGDSDLLGMGVSAISMIGDSYAQNQKELKQYYAQVKDKGNGLWRGLQLTRDDCLRRDVIKTLICNFQLSYAPIEAEYAIDFKTYFEQDLALLAPLVADGLVDSQEDGLVVTPKGRLLIRNICMCFDVYLRNKLRTQQFSRVI
- the yihI gene encoding Der GTPase-activating protein YihI, which encodes MNRPVKGAADKAEKPKVKRKTREELEREARERKKDKKHRGHVSGSRTQEKASADQRSGQRKAADPRIGSKKPVQLGVLDSAIAKPKPKSKPSEPVEKVVAAKPAMSPEEELEMLENDTRLDALLDRLDSGETLSAKDQSWVDETLDRIDILMEELGIELGDDDDEEEQQEDMLQLLKRNNPKDAF